In Tripterygium wilfordii isolate XIE 37 chromosome 23, ASM1340144v1, whole genome shotgun sequence, one genomic interval encodes:
- the LOC119992973 gene encoding uncharacterized protein LOC119992973 isoform X1 yields MCSKLCWKPFSLPFCGHTLVSPALPLCAVDRNSSVQGSARMLGISLASPLLTFDSATRLCFSTTDLTTAPPIIGLLNVNVSIGHSPKALEGAESRHHSFRKWAICSTAQTANITLSGEDRTTWEACRKALSTFNFSVEEEDKMLGKAFGHIHSPYWSEERKIEVPNFETVNGNLDYLRSLSLSDDDLLKLLKKFPEVLGCSLEHELKTNVKTLEKEWGIEGKSLRKLLLRNPKVLGYNVDCKGDCMAKCTRCWVRF; encoded by the exons ATGTGCAGCAAATTGTGTTGGAAGCCGTTCTCTCTTCCTTTCTGTGGCCACACACTGGTCAGTCCCGCTCTCCCTCTCTGTGCTGTTGACAGAAACTCTTCTGTTCAg GGCAGTGCAAGGATGCTAGGAATTTCTCTGGCTTCTCCCCTTTTGACCTTTGATTCTGCTACAAGATTATGCTTTTCTACT ACCGATCTTACAACAGCTCCACCAATTATTGGTCTGTTGAATGTGAATGTATCCATTGGTCATTCCCCAAAGGCACTTGAAGGAGCAGAAAGCCGGCACCACTCTTTCAGAAAATGGGCAATATGCTCCACTGCACAAACTGCGAATATAACCTTGAGTGGTGAAGACAGGACGACATGGGAAGCATGCAGAAAGGCTTTATCCACATTCAATTTCAGTGTTGAGGAGGAGGACAAGATGCTTGGAAAAGCATTTGGGCACATCCACTCACCCTACTGGAGTGAAGAGCGAAAAATCGAAGTCCCAAATTTTGAAACTGTTAATGGAAATTTAGATTACTTGAGAAGTCTAAGCCTTTCCGACGATGATCTCTTGAAGTTACTAAAAAAGTTCCCGGAAGTTCTCGGTTGTAGTCTTGAGCATGAGTTGAAAACTAATGTGAAGACTCTGGAAAAGGAGTGGGGAATTGAAGGAAAATCGCTACGAAAGCTTCTTCTTCGAAATCCGAAAGTATTAGGTTATAATGTTGATTGCAAGGGTGATTGCATGGCAAAGTGCACTAGATGCTGGGTACGTTTTTAG
- the LOC119992973 gene encoding uncharacterized protein LOC119992973 isoform X2 codes for MCSKLCWKPFSLPFCGHTLVSPALPLCAVDRNSSVQTDLTTAPPIIGLLNVNVSIGHSPKALEGAESRHHSFRKWAICSTAQTANITLSGEDRTTWEACRKALSTFNFSVEEEDKMLGKAFGHIHSPYWSEERKIEVPNFETVNGNLDYLRSLSLSDDDLLKLLKKFPEVLGCSLEHELKTNVKTLEKEWGIEGKSLRKLLLRNPKVLGYNVDCKGDCMAKCTRCWVRF; via the exons ATGTGCAGCAAATTGTGTTGGAAGCCGTTCTCTCTTCCTTTCTGTGGCCACACACTGGTCAGTCCCGCTCTCCCTCTCTGTGCTGTTGACAGAAACTCTTCTGTTCAg ACCGATCTTACAACAGCTCCACCAATTATTGGTCTGTTGAATGTGAATGTATCCATTGGTCATTCCCCAAAGGCACTTGAAGGAGCAGAAAGCCGGCACCACTCTTTCAGAAAATGGGCAATATGCTCCACTGCACAAACTGCGAATATAACCTTGAGTGGTGAAGACAGGACGACATGGGAAGCATGCAGAAAGGCTTTATCCACATTCAATTTCAGTGTTGAGGAGGAGGACAAGATGCTTGGAAAAGCATTTGGGCACATCCACTCACCCTACTGGAGTGAAGAGCGAAAAATCGAAGTCCCAAATTTTGAAACTGTTAATGGAAATTTAGATTACTTGAGAAGTCTAAGCCTTTCCGACGATGATCTCTTGAAGTTACTAAAAAAGTTCCCGGAAGTTCTCGGTTGTAGTCTTGAGCATGAGTTGAAAACTAATGTGAAGACTCTGGAAAAGGAGTGGGGAATTGAAGGAAAATCGCTACGAAAGCTTCTTCTTCGAAATCCGAAAGTATTAGGTTATAATGTTGATTGCAAGGGTGATTGCATGGCAAAGTGCACTAGATGCTGGGTACGTTTTTAG
- the LOC119993644 gene encoding NAC domain-containing protein 30, producing the protein MEMESCVPPGFRFHPTEEELVGYYLERKMKSLKIDLDVIVDIDLYKMEPWDIQDRCKLGYDEQNEWYFFSHKDRKYPTGTRTNRATAAGFWKATGRDKAVLSKDIIIGMRKTLVFYQGRAPNGTKTDWIMHEYRLQTCPNGPPQEEGWVVCRAFKKPSPNQRPGYEAWNTSIPSYHNIHNIRPQYSSNPEASTTFQQQEQQFDLLSSHNHNHNQLLFQIPRLDSPTRTTNLAAKEVGCEEERSNLNTSQYGNIDWKNLDELLANDELNDAVSQSISHDYELPVNEDQMSHMFGGFHDLL; encoded by the exons ATGGAGATGGAATCGTGTGTCCCTCCTGGCTTTAGATTCCATCCAACGGAGGAAGAACTAGTGGGGTACTACCTTGAGAGGAAAATGAAGTCTCTTAAAATCGATCTTGATGTTATTGTTGACATTGATCTTTACAAAATGGAGCCATGGGACATCCAAG ATAGGTGCAAGCTAGGCTACGATGAACAGAATGAGTGGTACTTCTTTAGTCACAAAGACAGGAAGTACCCGACCGGAACCCGAACCAACAGAGCCACTGCTGCCGGGTTTTGGAAGGCAACCGGAAGGGACAAGGCAGTGCTTTCAAAGGACATTATTATAGGGATGAGAAAGACCCTGGTTTTCTACCAAGGCCGTGCACCAAATGGAACCAAAACTGACTGGATTATGCATGAATACCGCCTCCAAACATGCCCCAATGGACCCCCTCAG GAAGAAGGATGGGTTGTGTGCAGGGCATTCAAGAAACCAAGTCCAAACCAAAGGCCAGGTTATGAAGCTTGGAATACTAGTATTCCTTCATACCATAACATCCACAATATTAGGCCTCAATATTCTTCAAATCCAGAAGCTTCAACTACTTttcaacaacaagaacaacaatTTGATCTTCTTAGCAgccataaccataaccataaccaGCTGCTCTTCCAGATTCCCAGACTCGATAGCCCGACGAGGACGACAAATTTGGCAGCAAAAGAAGTTGGTTGTGAAGAAGAGAGAAGCAATTTGAACACTAGCCAGTATGGGAATATTGACTGGAAAAACTTGGATGAATTACTTGCAAATGATGAGCTAAACGATGCCGTTTCACAGTCAATCTCTCATGATTATGAGTTGCCAGTGAACGAAGACCAAATGAGTCATATGTTTGGGGGCTTTCATGACTTGTTGTAG